The proteins below come from a single Chitinophaga pinensis DSM 2588 genomic window:
- the pbpC gene encoding penicillin-binding protein 1C codes for MSPWFRKRKWWLIAATLLLILYIFCIPSRLFTTPTSFVIEDSNGELLSATIATDGQWRFPADKRVPEKFAACIVAYEDKRFYHHWGVDLLALGRAIRQNLSSKKVVSGGSTLTMQVIRLSRNKERNIFQKLIEAVMATRMEFSYSKKSILSLYAGNAPFGGNVVGLEAASWRYYGRSATQLSWGETAALAVLPNSPALVHPGRNRQILLRKRNQLLERLWHNETIDSVTCQLAELEPLPDQPKALPQDAPHLLDRFRRDYPAQKTRDEKAVTRIQTTLDAALQRNVSNIVERYHAVYKANGINNAAAVVLDVETGDALAYVGNIYHPEDPETESHVDIIQAPRSPGSTLKPILYAAMLTDGIILPHSLVPDIPTQIAGYTPQNFDLGYDGAVPASKALARSLNIPAVRMLQQYRYERMHALLKKLGITTLNQPPDHYGLSLILGGGESTLWEMTGMYASLARTLLHLEQYNGKYDADDIHAPNYRKDAKRVSKFAPSATGVLDAGAIWYTFQAMEEVMRPGEEMLWQQFSSSQRIAWKTGTSFGFRDGWAIGVTPQYIVGVWVGNADGEGRPGLVGVSTAAPIMFDVFRLLHTGSWFNTPYDKLRKIEVCRQSGYRASDLCPEKDSIAVPANGLRSGLCPYHQLVHLDHSGQLRVTADCESPSQMQHVPWFILPPAMEFYYRTKHNYLPLPPYKQECLATLSQDKAPMEVIYPRPNARIYVPIEIDGKPGEAVFTATHRNTAEKIFWHMDDSYLGTTQEFHQMALHPPAGKHTLTLVDEQGVQIHVPFEILEKKGED; via the coding sequence ATGTCTCCCTGGTTCCGAAAACGTAAATGGTGGCTCATTGCCGCAACACTACTCCTTATACTCTACATCTTTTGTATCCCTTCCCGTCTTTTCACCACACCGACCTCATTTGTAATTGAAGACAGTAACGGCGAATTACTAAGCGCAACCATCGCTACAGACGGGCAATGGCGATTCCCGGCTGACAAACGGGTACCTGAAAAATTTGCTGCCTGTATTGTAGCGTATGAAGACAAACGCTTCTATCATCACTGGGGCGTAGATCTACTGGCATTGGGACGTGCGATCAGACAGAACCTCAGCAGTAAAAAGGTAGTGAGTGGCGGTAGTACGCTCACCATGCAGGTGATACGCCTCTCCCGCAATAAAGAGCGTAATATCTTTCAGAAGCTGATTGAAGCGGTGATGGCAACCAGGATGGAGTTTTCCTATTCCAAAAAAAGTATTCTCTCCTTATACGCAGGTAATGCACCTTTCGGCGGAAACGTCGTAGGACTGGAAGCTGCTTCCTGGCGATACTATGGTCGTAGTGCGACACAATTGTCATGGGGGGAAACGGCGGCGTTGGCGGTATTGCCCAATAGTCCGGCCCTGGTACACCCCGGTCGTAACCGGCAGATCTTATTACGCAAAAGGAATCAGTTACTGGAAAGGTTATGGCATAATGAAACCATTGATAGTGTAACCTGTCAGCTGGCTGAACTGGAACCATTACCCGATCAGCCCAAAGCATTGCCACAGGATGCACCTCATCTGCTGGATCGTTTCCGCAGAGATTATCCTGCACAAAAAACCAGGGACGAAAAAGCCGTAACACGTATCCAGACTACATTAGATGCCGCACTTCAGCGGAATGTCAGCAATATCGTAGAACGATATCATGCTGTTTATAAAGCCAATGGCATCAACAATGCAGCCGCGGTTGTACTGGATGTGGAAACCGGTGATGCATTAGCCTATGTAGGAAATATTTATCATCCCGAAGATCCGGAGACGGAAAGCCATGTTGATATTATACAGGCGCCCCGTAGTCCGGGTAGTACACTGAAACCGATTCTGTATGCGGCCATGCTCACGGATGGGATTATACTACCGCATTCACTGGTACCGGATATTCCTACACAGATAGCCGGATATACACCACAGAACTTTGACCTGGGTTATGACGGCGCTGTACCTGCCAGTAAGGCACTGGCTCGTTCATTAAACATACCGGCAGTCAGAATGCTGCAACAATACAGGTATGAAAGAATGCACGCATTGCTAAAGAAACTGGGTATTACAACATTAAATCAACCACCTGACCACTATGGTCTGTCACTGATATTAGGCGGAGGGGAATCTACCCTCTGGGAAATGACAGGTATGTATGCCAGTCTGGCCCGCACACTGCTGCATCTTGAGCAATACAATGGCAAGTATGACGCAGACGACATCCATGCACCGAACTATCGTAAAGATGCTAAACGGGTGTCAAAATTTGCCCCTTCTGCCACAGGCGTATTAGATGCAGGCGCGATCTGGTATACCTTTCAGGCAATGGAAGAGGTAATGCGGCCGGGAGAGGAGATGTTATGGCAACAATTCTCCTCCTCACAGCGTATTGCATGGAAAACAGGTACCAGTTTTGGTTTCAGGGATGGATGGGCAATCGGTGTGACGCCACAATACATTGTCGGTGTATGGGTGGGCAATGCCGATGGAGAAGGAAGACCAGGGCTGGTTGGTGTGTCTACTGCTGCACCGATTATGTTTGATGTATTCAGACTCCTCCATACAGGTAGCTGGTTCAATACTCCATACGATAAGCTGCGGAAGATTGAAGTATGCCGGCAAAGCGGTTACAGGGCCAGCGATCTTTGTCCGGAGAAAGATTCTATCGCCGTTCCTGCCAACGGTCTTCGTTCAGGACTCTGTCCTTATCATCAGCTGGTGCACCTGGATCATAGCGGTCAATTGCGCGTGACAGCCGACTGTGAATCCCCTTCCCAGATGCAGCATGTACCCTGGTTTATATTACCGCCTGCCATGGAATTTTACTATCGCACCAAACATAATTATCTGCCTTTACCCCCTTATAAACAGGAATGTCTGGCTACCCTCAGTCAGGATAAAGCACCGATGGAGGTGATCTATCCGAGACCCAATGCGCGTATTTATGTACCAATAGAGATAGATGGTAAGCCGGGAGAGGCCGTATTTACAGCTACACACCGCAATACGGCAGAAAAGATCTTCTGGCATATGGATGACAGCTACCTGGGAACGACGCAGGAATTCCATCAGATGGCTTTACATCCACCAGCAGGTAAACACACCCTTACACTCGTAGATGAGCAGGGCGTGCAGATACATGTGCCATTTGAGATACTGGAGAAAAAAGGTGAAGACTAA
- a CDS encoding replication-associated recombination protein A, with protein MEPLAERIRPETLDELVGQEHLTGKDSILRTALQQGRIPSMILWGPPGVGKTTIANIIAHTLDVPFYTLSAIAAGVKEVREVIEIARKQGYAVLFIDEIHRFNKSQQDALLGAVEKGIITLIGATTENPSFEVNSALLSRSQVYVLKPLSERELLQLLQQAMQQDEWLGSKQIELKETTALFNISGGDARKLLNLFELVVSTLQNERPIVVTDQKVMDIAQQRVAIYDKTGEQHYDIISAFIKSIRGSDPNAAVYYLARMIEGGEDVKFIARRLLISASEDIGNANPNALLLATSCFQAVTMIGYPEARIILSQCTTYLASSAKSNASYMAINNAMSVVSQTGDLPVPMHIRNAPTKMMKDMGYHKGYEYSHDYENNFSQQEYLPDRIKGMKLYDPGKNAREDEMRKHLRNLWKEKYGY; from the coding sequence ATGGAACCATTAGCTGAGCGCATAAGACCCGAGACCCTGGATGAGCTGGTGGGACAGGAACACCTGACCGGCAAGGACAGCATACTACGTACTGCTTTACAACAAGGCAGAATTCCTTCGATGATTCTGTGGGGGCCTCCGGGTGTAGGTAAAACCACGATCGCCAATATTATAGCACACACACTGGACGTGCCTTTTTATACTCTTTCCGCGATCGCGGCAGGTGTGAAGGAAGTTCGCGAAGTGATTGAAATAGCCCGTAAACAGGGATATGCCGTTCTGTTTATCGATGAAATTCACCGTTTCAATAAGTCACAACAGGATGCATTACTGGGGGCTGTTGAAAAAGGGATCATTACCCTGATCGGCGCCACTACTGAGAATCCCTCTTTTGAGGTCAACTCGGCATTATTGTCACGCAGCCAGGTATATGTACTGAAACCCCTCAGCGAACGTGAATTGCTGCAATTATTACAGCAGGCCATGCAACAGGATGAATGGCTGGGCAGTAAACAGATCGAATTAAAAGAAACAACAGCACTATTCAATATATCAGGAGGAGACGCCAGGAAACTACTGAATCTCTTTGAACTTGTCGTAAGCACGCTGCAAAATGAACGGCCTATTGTCGTTACCGACCAGAAGGTGATGGACATTGCCCAACAGCGGGTAGCGATCTATGATAAGACAGGCGAACAGCACTACGATATTATTTCTGCATTTATCAAGTCTATCAGAGGGAGTGATCCTAATGCGGCCGTGTATTACCTGGCGCGTATGATAGAGGGCGGCGAAGATGTGAAATTCATTGCCCGCCGTTTGCTGATCTCTGCTTCTGAAGATATCGGCAACGCCAATCCTAACGCACTACTGCTGGCGACCAGCTGCTTCCAGGCGGTGACCATGATCGGTTACCCGGAAGCAAGGATCATCTTATCACAGTGTACTACTTATCTTGCTTCTTCGGCAAAGAGTAATGCATCTTATATGGCCATCAATAATGCAATGTCTGTTGTATCTCAGACAGGAGATCTCCCTGTGCCAATGCATATCCGCAATGCGCCTACGAAGATGATGAAAGATATGGGCTATCACAAAGGATATGAATATTCTCATGACTATGAGAACAACTTCTCCCAGCAGGAATATCTGCCTGACCGTATCAAAGGAATGAAATTGTACGATCCGGGCAAAAACGCGCGGGAGGACGAGATGCGTAAGCACCTGCGTAACCTCTGGAAAGAGAAATACGGTTATTAG
- a CDS encoding M13 family metallopeptidase: MKSTYALQLPLLAAVTLMAACNGGNTTKQTQDTAAVAAADTTKVPAFEVSSIDSSAKPCDDFDQYVNGNWKKSNPIPSTESRWGAFNVLDKENKEVRLKGIILSLADQKDLKKGTEEQQISDFYRSFLDTAAIEKLAVTPLQPYLDKINSIQTLADFSKVSGELEAIGIPGVINFGVEADARNSKMNALYQGQDGLSLGEKSYYERPDASTKEVRDEFVKHIDKQFASAGFKEAEPGKTILDFETKVAKLQLSNVELRDPVATYNKAHYSELKKLAPDYDWDAFTNAQGIKSDTLIIQNKAYVSKVSALLKSTAPETLKTWLRWQVLSHFAGFLNKQLDDENFHFFASVMRGTKQQRPRLERAIRATDGIMGMPLGKVFAKKYFPESSKQKVSEMIENVRAVYGERIDSLTWMSAATKEMAHKKLASFTYKIGYPDKWKDYSSIDIKPANLVENIVAAAQYDHKEALNKIGKPVDKSEWGMTPQTVNAYYNPLNNEVVFPAGILQPPFFNANADDAINYGGIIAVIGHEFTHGFDDQGSQFDAEGNLKNWWTDADRKNFMALAKRYINYFSGIEVQKGFFINGALTIGENIADLGGLTLAYNALEKSLKGKPEPALIDGFNWKQRFFLGWAQVWHANTTDAALRNQIQTDPHSPARDRINGPLPHLKAFADAWGCTPGSKMVLSDDKRVVIW, encoded by the coding sequence ATGAAGAGCACTTACGCTTTGCAACTTCCATTACTGGCAGCTGTCACGCTTATGGCAGCCTGTAATGGCGGCAACACCACCAAACAAACGCAGGATACAGCAGCTGTAGCAGCAGCAGACACGACCAAAGTCCCCGCTTTCGAAGTAAGTTCCATTGATTCAAGCGCTAAACCATGCGATGATTTCGACCAGTATGTAAACGGCAACTGGAAGAAAAGCAACCCCATCCCCTCCACAGAAAGTCGTTGGGGCGCATTTAACGTACTGGATAAGGAAAACAAGGAAGTACGTCTGAAAGGCATTATTCTGTCACTTGCAGATCAGAAAGATCTCAAAAAAGGTACTGAAGAGCAGCAGATCTCAGATTTCTACCGCTCATTCCTGGACACTGCAGCTATCGAGAAACTGGCTGTTACGCCATTACAGCCTTATCTCGATAAGATTAACAGTATTCAGACACTGGCAGATTTTTCCAAAGTTTCCGGCGAACTGGAAGCCATCGGCATTCCAGGTGTGATCAACTTCGGCGTTGAAGCAGATGCCCGTAACAGTAAAATGAATGCCCTCTACCAGGGACAGGACGGTCTGAGCCTGGGTGAAAAAAGCTATTACGAAAGACCAGACGCCAGCACTAAAGAAGTGCGCGACGAATTCGTAAAGCACATTGACAAACAATTTGCAAGCGCTGGTTTTAAAGAAGCGGAGCCGGGTAAGACCATCCTCGATTTTGAAACCAAAGTGGCTAAATTACAGCTTTCCAACGTTGAGCTGCGCGATCCGGTAGCGACCTACAACAAAGCACACTACAGCGAATTGAAGAAACTGGCGCCTGACTACGACTGGGATGCGTTCACCAATGCACAGGGTATAAAATCAGATACCCTGATCATCCAGAACAAAGCATATGTATCCAAAGTATCAGCGCTGCTGAAAAGTACTGCTCCGGAAACACTCAAAACATGGCTGCGCTGGCAGGTATTGTCTCATTTCGCCGGCTTCCTGAACAAACAGCTGGATGATGAGAACTTCCACTTCTTCGCAAGCGTTATGCGTGGCACCAAACAACAGCGTCCACGCCTGGAACGCGCTATCCGTGCTACAGATGGTATTATGGGTATGCCGCTGGGTAAAGTATTTGCTAAGAAATATTTCCCGGAAAGCTCCAAACAGAAGGTATCTGAAATGATCGAGAACGTACGCGCCGTATATGGCGAGCGTATCGACAGCCTGACCTGGATGAGTGCCGCTACTAAAGAAATGGCCCATAAAAAGCTGGCTTCCTTTACCTACAAGATCGGTTATCCTGACAAATGGAAGGACTATTCCAGCATAGATATCAAACCAGCTAACCTGGTAGAAAATATCGTTGCCGCCGCGCAATATGACCATAAAGAGGCGCTTAACAAGATCGGCAAACCGGTAGACAAAAGCGAGTGGGGTATGACTCCTCAGACCGTGAATGCCTATTATAACCCGCTTAATAACGAAGTAGTATTCCCTGCGGGTATCCTCCAGCCGCCATTCTTCAATGCCAATGCAGATGATGCGATCAACTATGGTGGTATCATTGCGGTAATCGGACACGAATTCACCCACGGTTTTGACGACCAGGGTTCTCAGTTCGACGCAGAAGGTAACCTGAAAAACTGGTGGACAGATGCTGACCGTAAGAATTTCATGGCACTGGCTAAACGTTATATCAACTATTTCAGCGGTATCGAGGTGCAGAAAGGCTTCTTTATCAATGGCGCCCTGACCATCGGTGAAAATATCGCTGACCTGGGTGGTCTGACACTGGCTTACAATGCCCTGGAGAAATCCCTGAAGGGTAAACCAGAACCAGCATTAATTGATGGTTTCAACTGGAAACAACGTTTCTTCCTGGGCTGGGCACAGGTATGGCACGCAAACACAACAGATGCTGCCCTGCGCAACCAGATCCAGACCGATCCTCACTCACCGGCAAGAGACCGTATCAATGGTCCGCTTCCTCACCTGAAAGCATTTGCTGATGCATGGGGTTGCACACCAGGTAGTAAAATGGTACTGTCTGACGATAAAAGAGTGGTTATCTGGTAA
- a CDS encoding YHS domain-containing protein — MKHLLNASYILLLAAFMTACGNSGTQHTAGTDSVTTQPAEHAPAENAVVAGKLPDPVCGMPYDTMYKEWSVYKTDTLHFCSPTCKRVFEKNPEKYAGKLGL, encoded by the coding sequence ATGAAGCATTTACTGAATGCATCCTATATACTGCTGCTTGCAGCCTTTATGACTGCCTGTGGCAACTCCGGCACACAACACACTGCTGGTACTGATTCTGTCACTACACAACCTGCGGAACATGCTCCGGCTGAAAATGCAGTTGTTGCCGGTAAACTGCCGGATCCTGTGTGTGGCATGCCTTATGATACCATGTACAAAGAGTGGAGTGTATATAAAACGGATACTTTACATTTCTGTTCTCCTACCTGCAAACGTGTATTTGAGAAAAATCCTGAGAAATACGCAGGTAAACTGGGATTATAA